The stretch of DNA TTTCATACGCTAATCACCTCCTTATCACACTCTACACCATAATAAACTTCATAAGGCGTCTTAAAATTAAGAGAACGATGTGGTTTTACTCGATTATACCAATCTACGAACTCTTCTAAACTATTGAACATATATAATCGATACTCCACCTTTCTATTTATCCTTTTAACTTTTCCTATTGTTTGGGATGTCTAACAGAGGTTCTTATATGCAAAATCCGATTTTCCAGTAGAAACTTCTGGAATTTAGATACCCCTCCTCTCGCAGGAACGAATTGAGTTCCATTATCGGTTAATATCTTTTTAGGTTTCCCATACTTTTTAAAGTAGAAATTACAACGTCTGATGTCGCTTCTTCATACAACTTAACATGTAAAATATATCTACTATGGTCGTCTATTATTAGCAGTAGGTTAATTTTTGAGTTAATCAATTTACATTAACATAAAATTTAAATATAGTATTCAATTTAATTTAACAGTGTAGCATGGAGGTGGTATTTTGATTAAATCAAAATGGCTCTTGATAGGATTGATTGGAATGATAGGTATTGCATTATGTGGTTGTGTAAATCAGACATCTAATGCCAGTGAAAAACCTACTCAATCAACCACCCCACAAACAAGTAAAGTAGAAAACAAAGTCTTAAAAATATTCCATGCTGGAAGTTTATCCGTGCCATTTTCTGAATATGAGAAGATGTTTGAGAAGGAACATCCAAATATCGACGTGCAGAGAGAACCCGCAGGAAGTGTAATGTGTGTCAGAAAAATTACAGACTTGGGTAAAAAAGCAGATATCTTAGCATCAGCAGATTACTCATTGATTCCACAAATGATGATGCCAAATTATGCAGATTGGTATATAATGATAGCAAGGAATGAACTTGTTTTAGCATACACAGACAAAAGCAAATATAATGACGAAATAAATTCAGAAAATTGGTATGAAATATTGAATAAACCTGGGGTTAAATTTGGTTTCTCAAATCCTAACGATGACCCATGTGGTTATAGGAGTCAGATGGTCATGCAGTTGGCAGAGATTTACTATAAAAATCCAGAAATATATGATAATTTGGTCTTAAAGAACTCAAACATTAAAGTTGAGAAGGAAAATGACACCTACACAATATTAGTTCCTAAGGATATAAATGTAAATACAAACAAAATTGTCTTAAGAAGTAAAGAAACAGATTTATTGGCTCCTTTAGAAGCAGGTGCCTACGATTATCTCTTCATATACAAAAGTGTCGCAAACCAGCACAACTTAAAATACGTTGAACTCCCAAAAGAGATAAACCTTGGTTACTATGAGTATGCAGATACCTACAAAAAAGTTAGGTTGGAACTACTTAGCAAAAATAAAACTCTGGTTGCAAAACCAATTGTCTATGGTTTAACCATCCCAAAAAATGCACCTAACAAAAAAGAAGCAATTGAGTTTGTTAAACTTATCTTAGAGCATCCAGAAGTATTTGAAAACAATGGACAGCCAGTTATCAACCCAGTAATTGGATTTGGAAACATCCCTGAAGAAATAAAGCCATTAGTAAAAATAGAATAAATTATTCTCTTTTATTTTTTATAACTGATAGTGTGATTTAACACTATTAAAATTAAAACCAAAAAATAGAAATAGATAGCACTTAAATAACTTATTAAAAAACGGTGAAACCTCCATGCTAACAGCACTTAATAATATACTCACTAATTCTATAAATAGTTTAAGATTTAACTGTTCAGAGGGATTATCCAAGTTCGCACAGGTT from Methanotorris formicicus Mc-S-70 encodes:
- the wtpA gene encoding tungstate ABC transporter substrate-binding protein WtpA; the protein is MIKSKWLLIGLIGMIGIALCGCVNQTSNASEKPTQSTTPQTSKVENKVLKIFHAGSLSVPFSEYEKMFEKEHPNIDVQREPAGSVMCVRKITDLGKKADILASADYSLIPQMMMPNYADWYIMIARNELVLAYTDKSKYNDEINSENWYEILNKPGVKFGFSNPNDDPCGYRSQMVMQLAEIYYKNPEIYDNLVLKNSNIKVEKENDTYTILVPKDINVNTNKIVLRSKETDLLAPLEAGAYDYLFIYKSVANQHNLKYVELPKEINLGYYEYADTYKKVRLELLSKNKTLVAKPIVYGLTIPKNAPNKKEAIEFVKLILEHPEVFENNGQPVINPVIGFGNIPEEIKPLVKIE